The genomic DNA ATCATAAGTTCATTATGACGATAGCGCATTACAGGGATAAGGGCCAAATAATTTcagatatatatattcttattcatGATCGACCCTTTGAAATTAACGGATGTTATATAATGCTAACCCTTTGACATTGGCAAATGGCGAGTTGTGGGAGTAATTCACAGAGAAGACCAGCAAGTGAACTATTCTCCGAAAAGACATCACTTTTCAGCAGCAGCTGATAACATTGTTTAGCAGCAGAATAAAAAGAATAACTTGCTATGAAAAAGGAGGGGGTCCATGCAATGCACAACCAAAAAAAAAGTTGGTAGTAAaaactactccctccgtccctaaaaacgtttcctatttgtgttggacacgtttgccaatgcacacttttaattgttaatatctttaaattcgtattagtattaaatataaaaatttcactgtattaaagtactgataaatacgaatccaacgagatcactcatgattatgtttgatattatagattagacgtaaattagtagtcaatcgcttaccgTGAACAGTATCGAAAGTCAAATTAGGCAAAGTATTAAGGGATGGAGGGAGTATAAGATTGATGCCAATTTATCTGAGAAGAGTAGTAGTGGCAACTGGCAGCTAAGGCTAGTGGGATGTGATTGCATGACAAATCAAACACATTTCCAGAGAAAAATTAAAAGAGGAGAAAGAAGCATCAGATTCAACTCAAGAGTCCATTTAGTTCACAATCCCCAGAGTACCCAACAGATCAGCAGAGCCAAACTTTTGGATTTTGCCATTCCACTCTGTGTTTTCCACATTCATTTCACCAAGTACTTTCCAAGCTTTTCTATCCCCTTGATTCTGCTGCCATTATATACTATTTAATAATTATATCCCCACATAGTGTAGTATCTTATCTGCCAATAATATATCATCAACTAGTACAACTTTAGTCCTTTATTAAGCTTTAAGCTTTGAAGAGAATTCTTTTTTGTATACTCTGGAGTTTTAACCTCAAGAAGATTTAAGCATGGAGGTTGGTCAGTTGCAGAGGAGATTTCTTGAATACACTGCATCATTGTTTAACCAGGTTGGATCATCTTTGTAACTTGTGATTTTTGTGTGTTCTGTTTTTTTTTCTTTATCTTTAATTTGGTTGTAGTcagttttgaattttttttgtttGTCACTTTAAGGGGTTGTTGGATGCTCAGTTCCAACAGCTACAACAACTGCAAGATGAGAGCAACCCTGATTTTGTGGTTGAAGTGGTCTCTCTCTTCTTTGAAGATTCCGAAAAGCTTCTTAATGATCTTACCATTGCtatgtctctctctctctctctcacacacacacacacactacacaCTTTTGTTTTGTTAGTAGTAATATTCTGATACATATCTGTATATCAGAGGCCAGCAGACTGTAGATTTCAAGAAGGTGGATGCTTATGTTCATCAGTTTAAGGGTAGCAGC from Apium graveolens cultivar Ventura chromosome 5, ASM990537v1, whole genome shotgun sequence includes the following:
- the LOC141659198 gene encoding histidine-containing phosphotransfer protein 1-like, with the translated sequence MEVGQLQRRFLEYTASLFNQGLLDAQFQQLQQLQDESNPDFVVEVVSLFFEDSEKLLNDLTIAIGQQTVDFKKVDAYVHQFKGSSSSIGAQRVRNACIAFRSFCEEQNTEACMRCLLQLKQEYSLVKDKLQDLFRLEQQIVEAGGAIPMLEY